A genomic window from Microbacterium sp. ET2 includes:
- the rpsR gene encoding 30S ribosomal protein S18, with translation MAGKSSGDRRKPRKGGKPTAPAKPTRVGVIDYKDVATLRKFISERGKIRARRITGVSVQEQRLIARAIKNAREMALLPYSGAGR, from the coding sequence ATGGCTGGAAAGTCGAGCGGCGACCGCCGCAAGCCGCGGAAGGGTGGCAAGCCCACCGCTCCCGCGAAGCCGACTCGCGTCGGCGTCATTGACTACAAGGACGTCGCCACGCTTCGCAAGTTCATCTCGGAGCGCGGCAAGATCCGCGCCCGTCGTATCACCGGCGTCTCGGTGCAGGAGCAGCGTCTGATCGCCCGTGCGATCAAGAACGCGCGCGAAATGGCGCTCCTGCCCTACTCCGGCGCTGGCCGCTAA
- a CDS encoding chaplin family protein, translating into MHTFVKRALWGTVIAGGLTLFGTSVATAAETTGEDGLLSGTQAVVDLDAPVSVVGNAVSVIGDSESSSEASTVQSTGGGSSAPEPAATTDGSHGIGSGSQAVLDVEAPITVSGNAISVLGDSSSESSTTTSEPVSAPVTAETSGEDSILGGTQGVVSVDAPITVAGNAVSLIGDSDSSSTTDVNTGDNGESDGGITGVTSGEDSILGGTQVIAPVTAPVTVAGNAISGIGDSDSSSTTDVNTGSNGESGGGITGVTSGEDSILGGTQVIAPITAPVTVAGNAISGIGDSDSSSTTDVNTGSNGESDGGITGVTSGEDSILGGTQVIAPITAPVTVAGNAISGIGDSDSSSTTDVNTGSNGGGITGVTSGEDSILGGTQVIAPITAPVTVAGNAISGIGDSDRLIDHRRQHRQQRRE; encoded by the coding sequence ATGCACACGTTCGTCAAGCGTGCCCTGTGGGGCACGGTCATCGCCGGCGGTCTCACGCTGTTCGGCACATCGGTCGCCACGGCGGCCGAAACCACCGGAGAGGACGGACTCCTCTCCGGCACCCAAGCCGTCGTCGACCTCGACGCACCGGTCTCGGTCGTCGGCAATGCCGTCTCTGTCATCGGCGACAGCGAGTCGTCGTCCGAGGCCTCGACGGTTCAGTCCACCGGGGGCGGGTCGTCGGCGCCGGAACCGGCAGCCACCACCGACGGCTCTCACGGGATCGGGTCGGGTTCGCAAGCCGTGCTCGACGTCGAGGCACCCATCACCGTCTCCGGGAACGCGATCTCGGTGCTGGGTGACAGCTCGTCCGAGTCATCGACGACCACATCGGAACCGGTGTCGGCGCCAGTCACGGCCGAGACATCCGGCGAGGACAGCATCCTCGGCGGAACGCAGGGGGTCGTGTCGGTCGACGCACCGATCACCGTCGCCGGCAACGCTGTGTCGCTCATCGGCGACAGCGACAGCTCGTCGACCACCGACGTCAACACCGGCGACAACGGCGAGAGTGACGGGGGAATCACGGGCGTGACCTCCGGCGAGGACAGCATCCTCGGCGGAACCCAGGTCATCGCCCCGGTCACTGCACCCGTCACCGTCGCCGGCAACGCCATCTCCGGCATCGGCGACAGCGACAGCTCATCGACCACCGATGTCAACACCGGCAGCAACGGCGAAAGTGGCGGCGGAATCACCGGCGTGACCTCCGGCGAGGACAGCATCCTCGGCGGAACCCAGGTCATCGCCCCGATCACCGCACCCGTCACCGTCGCCGGCAACGCCATCTCCGGCATCGGCGACAGCGACAGCTCATCGACCACCGATGTCAACACCGGCAGCAACGGCGAGAGTGACGGCGGAATCACGGGCGTGACCTCCGGCGAGGACAGCATCCTCGGCGGAACCCAGGTCATCGCCCCGATCACCGCACCCGTCACCGTCGCCGGCAACGCCATCTCCGGCATCGGCGACAGCGACAGCTCATCGACCACCGACGTCAACACCGGCAGCAACGGCGGTGGGATCACGGGCGTGACCTCCGGCGAGGACAGCATCCTCGGCGGAACCCAGGTCATCGCCCCGATCACCGCACCCGTCACCGTCGCCGGCAACGCCATCTCCGGCATCGGCGACAGCGACAGGCTCATCGACCACCGACGTCAACACCGGCAGCAACGGCGAGAGTGA
- a CDS encoding GNAT family N-acetyltransferase, whose product MTYQILEVAVDDSRAAMLRAALDEDLGRRYGPLNRDEPADVAAARIEALRITPDEVVSTWIAITDDGPVGHVMLRRLGSEWELKRLIVTSAARGRGIGRALTERVIERARQGGAQRVILQTGVPQPESIALYVSLGFTPTPVYEPYRATMPNSLCFELTLDPRPLDRLIARS is encoded by the coding sequence GTGACGTATCAGATTCTCGAGGTCGCCGTGGACGATTCGCGCGCCGCGATGCTGCGGGCTGCCCTCGATGAGGACCTCGGGCGGCGTTATGGACCACTCAACCGAGACGAGCCCGCTGACGTCGCCGCCGCCCGCATCGAGGCGCTGCGCATCACGCCGGACGAGGTCGTATCGACCTGGATCGCGATCACCGACGACGGGCCGGTCGGGCACGTCATGCTCCGGCGCCTGGGCTCCGAATGGGAGCTGAAGCGCCTGATCGTGACATCCGCCGCCCGCGGCCGCGGGATCGGACGCGCCCTGACGGAGCGGGTCATCGAGCGGGCGCGACAAGGCGGTGCGCAGCGCGTCATCCTCCAGACGGGCGTCCCGCAACCCGAGTCGATCGCGCTCTACGTCAGCCTCGGATTCACGCCGACCCCCGTGTACGAGCCCTACCGCGCGACCATGCCGAACTCGCTGTGCTTCGAGCTGACGCTTGATCCGCGCCCTCTTGACAGGCTCATAGCTCGGTCATAG
- a CDS encoding FBP domain-containing protein, which produces MHALTEKDIRASFVNASQRERAAVVIPDLAEIDWDERDFLGWRPSKTPLAAYAVIPVDDDLVGIVLRQTEQRTLARTQCSWCEDVTLPNEVVLFSAKRAGRAGRNGNTVGTLVCEHFECSQNVRRLPPPAYLGFDVEAARARRMEALRLRITDFARDLRDNT; this is translated from the coding sequence ATGCACGCACTCACCGAGAAGGACATCCGCGCGTCCTTCGTCAACGCCTCTCAGCGCGAACGCGCCGCCGTCGTGATCCCCGATCTCGCCGAGATCGACTGGGACGAACGCGACTTCCTCGGCTGGCGCCCGTCGAAGACGCCGCTCGCCGCCTACGCGGTGATCCCCGTCGACGACGACCTCGTCGGGATCGTCCTCCGCCAGACCGAGCAGCGCACGCTCGCTCGCACCCAGTGTTCGTGGTGCGAGGACGTGACCCTTCCGAACGAGGTCGTGCTCTTCAGCGCGAAACGCGCCGGCCGCGCCGGCCGCAACGGCAACACGGTCGGAACGCTCGTCTGCGAACACTTCGAGTGTTCGCAGAACGTCCGCCGGCTGCCGCCGCCCGCCTACCTCGGCTTCGACGTCGAGGCGGCCCGGGCACGTCGGATGGAGGCGCTCCGCCTGCGCATCACCGACTTCGCGCGCGACCTCCGCGACAACACCTGA
- the rplI gene encoding 50S ribosomal protein L9, whose amino-acid sequence MSKLILTNEVAGLGSAGDVVDVKDGYARNYLIPQGFAVQWTRGGEKQVASIRAAREARAFHDHEEAVALKNRLESNTVKLTVKAGAEGRLFGSVKTGDVADAVKAAGLGELDKRTIHITSPIKAVGEHEATVRLRDDLTAVITLLVIAAK is encoded by the coding sequence ATGTCGAAGCTGATTCTCACGAACGAGGTCGCCGGGCTGGGCTCCGCCGGTGACGTGGTCGATGTCAAGGACGGGTACGCCCGTAACTACCTGATCCCGCAGGGTTTCGCCGTGCAGTGGACCCGCGGTGGCGAGAAGCAGGTGGCGTCGATTCGCGCCGCCCGCGAGGCCCGCGCCTTCCACGACCACGAAGAGGCCGTGGCGCTGAAGAACCGTCTCGAGTCCAACACCGTCAAGCTGACCGTCAAGGCCGGCGCCGAGGGGCGTCTGTTCGGCTCGGTCAAGACCGGTGACGTGGCCGACGCCGTCAAGGCCGCCGGTCTCGGCGAGCTGGACAAGCGCACCATCCACATCACCTCGCCGATCAAGGCCGTGGGCGAGCACGAGGCGACCGTTCGCCTGCGTGACGACCTCACCGCCGTCATCACGCTGCTGGTCATCGCCGCGAAGTAG
- a CDS encoding TetR/AcrR family transcriptional regulator: protein MQTRQRIVAAAADLFATQGYQATTLAAIARRAGVSAETVKAAASKAELLIAAFEVTFAGAESARSLTDTEVAAAVLDLPDDVFLDTVIRQIALANARGYALWTVLLGAAASDPVVEAALQGMLERRAADYLRLVDELIARRLAPPTSERRERAAAVSFLLSPEGYQQLVAQSGRTYEDYLTWVGQAVRAEMSRSAR from the coding sequence ATGCAGACGCGCCAGCGCATCGTCGCGGCCGCCGCTGACCTCTTCGCCACGCAGGGCTACCAGGCGACCACCCTCGCCGCGATCGCCCGCCGGGCGGGTGTCTCGGCCGAGACCGTGAAAGCCGCGGCGTCCAAAGCCGAGCTCCTCATCGCCGCCTTCGAGGTGACCTTCGCTGGAGCGGAGTCGGCCCGGTCTCTGACCGACACGGAGGTCGCGGCCGCGGTACTGGACCTTCCCGACGACGTCTTCCTCGACACGGTGATCCGGCAGATAGCCCTGGCCAACGCCCGCGGCTACGCGCTGTGGACGGTGCTGCTCGGCGCCGCGGCATCCGATCCCGTCGTAGAGGCGGCTTTGCAGGGGATGCTCGAGCGACGTGCCGCCGACTACCTGCGCCTGGTCGACGAGCTGATCGCGCGACGGCTCGCGCCCCCGACGTCGGAGCGCCGCGAGCGCGCGGCCGCGGTCTCGTTCCTTCTGTCACCCGAGGGGTATCAACAGCTGGTGGCCCAATCCGGACGGACGTACGAGGACTACCTGACTTGGGTGGGGCAGGCCGTGCGGGCGGAGATGTCCCGGTCCGCCCGGTAG
- a CDS encoding single-stranded DNA-binding protein: MAGETIITVVGNLTADPELRYTQNGLPVANFTIASTPRTFDRQANEWKDGDALFLRASVWREFAEHVAGSLTKGSRVIATGRLKQRNYQDREGNNRTSIELEVDEIGPSLRYATAQVTRASSGGGGGGGGSRQQAQVADEPWATPGSSNAGGGADAWSTPGSAAYGDDTPF, encoded by the coding sequence ATGGCCGGCGAAACGATCATCACCGTCGTGGGCAACCTCACGGCAGACCCCGAGCTGCGCTACACGCAGAACGGCCTGCCCGTCGCGAACTTCACGATCGCATCGACGCCGCGTACCTTCGACCGTCAGGCGAACGAGTGGAAGGACGGCGACGCGCTGTTCCTCCGGGCGAGCGTCTGGCGGGAGTTCGCCGAGCATGTCGCCGGGTCGCTGACGAAGGGCTCCCGCGTCATCGCGACCGGTCGCCTGAAGCAGCGCAACTACCAGGACCGCGAGGGCAACAACCGCACCTCCATCGAGCTCGAGGTCGACGAGATCGGCCCGTCGCTGCGCTATGCGACGGCCCAGGTCACGCGCGCGTCGAGCGGTGGCGGCGGTGGCGGCGGCGGAAGCCGTCAGCAGGCACAGGTGGCGGATGAGCCGTGGGCGACCCCCGGCTCGTCGAACGCCGGTGGCGGCGCCGACGCCTGGAGCACCCCCGGGTCCGCCGCCTACGGCGACGACACTCCGTTCTAA
- the rpsF gene encoding 30S ribosomal protein S6 — translation MVILNPEIDERQVAPNLDRFLKVITNADGSIDNVDIWGRRRLAYEIQKKTEGIYAVVNFTSTSEAAQELDRQLKLNESIMRTKVLRAEEAQAMVAAEKKRADEKAARKAAAPARAPRRESAEAKA, via the coding sequence ATGGTCATCCTGAACCCTGAGATCGACGAGCGCCAGGTCGCCCCGAACCTCGACAGGTTCCTGAAGGTCATCACCAACGCTGATGGCTCGATCGACAACGTCGACATCTGGGGCCGCCGCCGTCTTGCCTACGAGATCCAGAAGAAGACCGAGGGCATCTACGCCGTCGTGAACTTCACCTCGACCAGCGAGGCCGCTCAGGAGCTCGACCGTCAGCTCAAGCTGAACGAGAGCATCATGCGCACCAAGGTCCTCCGCGCCGAAGAGGCCCAGGCCATGGTCGCCGCCGAGAAGAAGCGCGCCGACGAGAAGGCTGCCCGCAAGGCCGCCGCTCCCGCCCGGGCCCCGCGCCGCGAGTCGGCTGAAGCGAAGGCGTAA
- a CDS encoding mechanosensitive ion channel family protein — translation MFLTTDDGNIGDNVTQALEDGWRTWTGFGLALAIAIGVALAVMIVVSVALSLIGRRGRWAAELHARTRWPFRATLLVIALLIASIALPVGQSLRDGVHHTLGIILIASAAWLLTRVFLFFVDSGTKRYQRHGVDTFSSRKMRTQLQIIRRLVVAVIVIFAVGAILMTFESVRAVGASVLASAGVASIVAGLAAQSILGNLFAGVQLAFSEAIRVGDVVVVQGEYGKIREITLSYVVLEVWDQRTLVLPCTYFTTTPFENWTKLGRALMGTVFFDLDWRVDVDALRDEVDRLLATTDLWDGVGSGVVVTDASGGMLQVRVMVSAADADKLWSLRCLVREHLASWVRREHPDALPLQRVRMDEPTGGERDSADALNARDLTGPGAALPVRSYG, via the coding sequence GTGTTCCTCACCACCGACGACGGGAATATCGGCGACAACGTGACGCAGGCCCTCGAGGACGGCTGGCGCACCTGGACCGGCTTCGGGCTCGCCCTGGCGATCGCCATCGGCGTCGCCCTCGCGGTGATGATCGTCGTCTCGGTCGCCCTCTCTCTGATCGGTCGCCGTGGGCGGTGGGCGGCAGAGCTGCACGCCCGCACGCGATGGCCGTTCCGTGCGACCCTGCTCGTCATCGCGCTCCTCATCGCCTCCATCGCTCTCCCGGTCGGGCAGTCTCTGCGAGACGGAGTGCACCACACGCTCGGGATCATCCTCATCGCATCGGCTGCCTGGCTCCTCACGCGGGTGTTCCTCTTTTTCGTCGACAGCGGAACCAAGCGGTACCAGCGCCACGGCGTCGACACCTTCTCGTCGCGCAAGATGAGAACGCAGCTGCAGATCATCCGGCGCCTGGTCGTGGCGGTCATCGTCATCTTCGCCGTCGGGGCGATCCTGATGACCTTCGAGTCGGTGCGGGCTGTGGGTGCGAGCGTGCTCGCCTCCGCCGGTGTCGCGTCGATCGTCGCGGGTCTGGCCGCGCAGTCCATCCTCGGGAACCTGTTCGCCGGGGTGCAGCTGGCCTTCAGCGAGGCGATCCGGGTCGGAGATGTCGTGGTCGTGCAGGGTGAGTACGGCAAGATCCGCGAGATCACGCTCAGCTACGTCGTGCTCGAGGTCTGGGATCAGCGCACGCTGGTGCTGCCGTGCACCTACTTCACCACCACGCCGTTCGAGAACTGGACGAAGCTCGGCCGGGCCCTCATGGGCACGGTGTTCTTCGATCTCGATTGGCGGGTCGACGTCGACGCCCTGCGCGATGAGGTCGACCGCCTGCTGGCGACCACCGATCTCTGGGACGGTGTGGGAAGCGGCGTCGTGGTGACCGATGCGAGCGGCGGGATGCTGCAGGTGCGCGTCATGGTCAGCGCCGCGGACGCGGACAAGCTGTGGTCGCTGCGCTGCCTGGTGCGTGAGCATCTCGCGAGCTGGGTGCGCCGCGAGCATCCGGATGCCCTTCCCCTGCAGCGGGTGCGCATGGATGAGCCGACGGGCGGCGAGCGCGACTCGGCCGACGCGTTGAACGCCCGCGACCTGACCGGTCCCGGTGCTGCGCTGCCCGTCCGGTCGTACGGGTAG
- a CDS encoding glycosyltransferase — MSTFLITCTPAHGHVMPLLQIARHLVGRGDTVRFLTSPRYAAAVQATGAELVPLTDDADVDLDHADEAYPERVGLTGPAALRFDMSTLFLRPAPAQLAMVRAELAAHPIDAVLTEPLFLGSALALHLPEKERVPVVVLGIFPLGVPSRDTAPFGLGVTPLPGWTGRLRNAMLRVAARHVIFGGVQREADALSRREVGATFGGLFLDWPRHAQAIAQFSVAAFEYPRSDLSPSVHFLGPLTPAASSTPLPDWWDDLNTDRPVVHVTQGTIANSDFDQLVGPTLEALAERNAVVVVSTGGRPVDALTGALPANVRVASYLPYDRLLPLVDVMVTNGGYGGVQQALAAGVPLVVAGQTEDKVEVSARVGWTGAGVNLRTSTPTARAVGEAVERVLREPSFRERAHELAAAYARADGLQGLVSLLQAVVADRRVTAQAPTSPGVVTHE; from the coding sequence ATGTCCACCTTTCTCATCACCTGCACGCCTGCTCACGGTCACGTCATGCCGCTGCTGCAGATCGCTCGCCATCTGGTCGGTCGCGGTGACACCGTCCGATTCCTCACCAGTCCGCGGTACGCCGCGGCGGTGCAGGCCACCGGCGCTGAGCTCGTCCCGCTGACGGACGACGCCGATGTCGATCTCGACCACGCCGACGAGGCCTATCCCGAACGTGTCGGTTTGACCGGACCGGCCGCTCTCCGCTTCGACATGAGCACCCTCTTCCTCCGTCCCGCGCCGGCGCAACTGGCCATGGTGAGGGCGGAGCTCGCCGCTCATCCGATCGACGCCGTGCTGACCGAGCCGCTGTTCCTGGGGTCGGCTCTCGCCCTCCATCTGCCCGAGAAGGAGCGGGTGCCGGTTGTCGTGCTCGGCATCTTCCCGCTCGGCGTCCCGAGCCGCGACACAGCGCCGTTCGGCCTCGGCGTCACGCCGCTGCCCGGGTGGACCGGCCGGCTGCGCAACGCCATGCTCCGCGTCGCGGCCCGACACGTCATCTTCGGGGGTGTGCAGCGTGAAGCCGATGCGCTCAGCCGACGGGAAGTGGGCGCCACCTTCGGCGGCCTCTTCCTCGACTGGCCGAGGCACGCGCAGGCGATCGCGCAGTTCAGCGTGGCGGCATTCGAGTACCCGCGTTCGGATCTCTCCCCGAGCGTGCACTTCCTCGGGCCCCTCACGCCCGCGGCATCCTCGACTCCACTTCCCGATTGGTGGGACGACCTGAACACCGACCGCCCCGTGGTCCATGTGACACAGGGCACGATCGCGAACAGCGACTTCGACCAGCTCGTCGGGCCGACACTCGAGGCGCTCGCCGAGAGGAACGCCGTCGTCGTGGTTTCCACGGGAGGGCGCCCGGTCGACGCCCTGACAGGCGCGCTCCCTGCGAACGTGCGGGTGGCGAGTTACCTCCCGTACGACCGACTCCTTCCCCTCGTCGACGTGATGGTCACAAACGGCGGGTACGGGGGCGTGCAGCAGGCGCTCGCCGCAGGCGTCCCGCTGGTGGTTGCGGGGCAGACGGAAGACAAGGTCGAGGTGAGCGCCCGGGTCGGCTGGACGGGGGCCGGGGTCAATCTGCGTACCTCGACGCCGACGGCGCGCGCGGTCGGCGAGGCGGTCGAGCGGGTCCTGCGGGAGCCGTCTTTCCGCGAGCGCGCGCACGAGCTCGCCGCCGCATACGCTCGCGCGGATGGTCTCCAGGGGCTCGTATCACTGCTGCAGGCTGTCGTCGCGGACCGGAGGGTGACCGCGCAGGCGCCGACCTCGCCCGGCGTCGTGACGCACGAGTGA